A DNA window from Allokutzneria albata contains the following coding sequences:
- a CDS encoding MerR family transcriptional regulator, with protein MYSISVVAKAFGVPISTLRYYDELGLLAPAERRGNVRYYGRGELERLALIQRLHHQGLVSLADTAELLGEGARGREVLTAAAATIAGRIAELTGAHRLLEHLLTCPNADPVRDCTVMRAELGEIIDAALADQETS; from the coding sequence ATGTACTCGATCAGCGTGGTGGCGAAGGCGTTCGGCGTGCCGATCTCCACGCTGCGCTACTACGACGAGCTCGGCCTGCTCGCCCCTGCGGAGCGCAGGGGCAACGTCCGCTACTACGGCCGCGGGGAGCTGGAGCGGCTGGCGTTGATCCAGCGGTTGCACCACCAGGGGCTGGTCAGCCTCGCCGACACGGCCGAGCTGCTGGGGGAGGGGGCGCGGGGCCGGGAGGTGCTGACCGCCGCCGCGGCCACGATCGCCGGCCGCATCGCCGAGCTGACCGGCGCCCATCGCCTGCTCGAACACCTGTTGACCTGTCCCAACGCCGACCCGGTCCGGGACTGCACCGTCATGCGCGCGGAGCTGGGTGAGATCATCGACGCAGCTCTGGCCGATCAGGAGACCTCGTGA
- a CDS encoding LysR family transcriptional regulator: MNVEVRHLRALAAIGDEGTITDAAIALHVSQPALSRTLDQLERRLGTRLVERTTRSLALTAAGKRLWEHAHRILNQLDDALAEASADAAPRPLRAAFAWAMLGKHTVPLLRAWRARRPDVPIEVRRVDDPEASLRRGEADVAFLRTEPSGEFARLALMREERMVALPEHHPLAAKDSVRLVDLVDESVVLCSTAATSGAELWPETARPHVFQVPGVYEWLTTVATGEAVGVTTEGTSHSHPHPGVQYLALADADPVTVHLAWPGTSVHPATAEFRELVRRQLTPSTPRSRPGGSGPDPRPAATPNRPKRTLSARGRASDGDIGRRP; this comes from the coding sequence ATGAATGTTGAGGTGCGTCACCTGCGGGCGCTCGCGGCGATCGGCGACGAGGGCACGATCACCGACGCGGCCATCGCGCTGCACGTCAGCCAGCCCGCGCTCTCGCGCACATTGGACCAGCTGGAGCGCCGTCTCGGTACGCGTCTGGTCGAACGCACCACGCGGAGCCTCGCACTGACCGCGGCGGGCAAACGCCTGTGGGAGCACGCGCACCGCATCCTCAACCAGCTCGACGACGCGCTCGCGGAGGCATCAGCCGACGCCGCGCCACGCCCTCTGCGCGCCGCGTTCGCGTGGGCGATGCTCGGCAAGCACACCGTGCCGCTGCTGCGAGCCTGGCGAGCGCGACGGCCGGACGTCCCGATCGAGGTGCGGCGCGTGGACGATCCCGAAGCATCGCTGCGCCGGGGCGAGGCCGACGTGGCCTTCCTGCGGACCGAGCCGAGCGGCGAGTTCGCCCGCCTCGCGTTGATGAGGGAGGAGCGGATGGTGGCCCTCCCCGAACACCACCCGCTGGCCGCGAAGGACTCCGTGCGCCTGGTGGACCTCGTCGACGAGTCCGTCGTGCTGTGCTCGACCGCGGCGACCTCCGGGGCCGAGCTGTGGCCGGAAACCGCGCGGCCGCACGTCTTCCAGGTCCCGGGCGTCTACGAGTGGCTGACCACTGTCGCCACCGGGGAAGCGGTCGGTGTGACCACCGAAGGCACCAGCCACAGCCACCCGCATCCCGGCGTCCAGTACCTCGCGCTCGCCGACGCCGATCCGGTGACCGTGCACCTCGCCTGGCCGGGCACCAGCGTCCATCCCGCGACCGCCGAGTTCCGCGAGCTGGTCCGGCGTCAGCTCACGCCGTCCACGCCACGATCCCGTCCGGGCGGATCAGGACCGGACCCTCGGCCAGCCGCCACCCCGAATCGTCCAAAGAGGACACTGTCTGCTCGGGGTCGAGCCAGCGATGGGGATATCGGGCGCCGACCGTGA
- a CDS encoding short chain dehydrogenase, which produces MRILLIGATGKLGAAVHKTLTGRGHEVRTVGRSAGDLRHDITDPAGVAALYAAAGPVDAVVSAAGDVPFKPLADLAPQDYLAAFRGKVVSQIDLVRQGVAHVAERGSFTLITGVLSREPVPTGAAASMANGAVEAFVRAAAIEIAPQRINAVSPSVFTESLADYSDYFPGMPPVDLADVAQAYVRSVEGAQTGQVYELP; this is translated from the coding sequence ATGAGAATCCTGTTGATCGGCGCGACCGGGAAGCTCGGCGCGGCCGTGCACAAGACCCTGACCGGCCGCGGGCACGAGGTCCGCACGGTGGGACGCAGCGCCGGAGACCTGCGCCACGACATCACCGACCCGGCCGGGGTGGCCGCGCTCTACGCGGCGGCCGGCCCGGTCGACGCCGTGGTCAGCGCCGCGGGCGACGTTCCGTTCAAGCCGCTCGCCGACCTGGCACCCCAGGACTACCTCGCGGCCTTCCGCGGCAAGGTGGTCAGCCAGATCGACCTCGTGCGCCAGGGCGTCGCGCACGTCGCCGAGCGCGGCTCCTTCACGTTGATCACCGGCGTGCTCAGCCGTGAACCGGTCCCGACCGGCGCCGCGGCGTCGATGGCCAACGGCGCGGTCGAGGCGTTCGTGCGCGCCGCGGCCATCGAGATCGCCCCGCAGCGCATCAACGCCGTCAGCCCCTCCGTGTTCACCGAGAGCCTTGCCGACTACAGCGACTACTTCCCGGGGATGCCGCCCGTGGACCTCGCCGACGTCGCCCAGGCCTACGTCCGCTCCGTGGAGGGCGCGCAGACCGGCCAGGTCTACGAACTCCCCTGA
- a CDS encoding helix-turn-helix domain-containing GNAT family N-acetyltransferase, with protein sequence MPIALPQAQVLPAAEAATYADWFACLAEPVRVRLLHAVATTPQGVTVGALTQILGTSQSTTSHHVRKLADVGFVRLRKEGTATIVTVNEACCAGLPHAADAVMGLLAPRPCCPEDVPADITVRALDPGDWAAVRRIYAEGIATGMATFETAVPSRASLDAKWLPGHRWVAEREGEVVGWAAASPVSARECYSGVAETSVYVGDGQRGRGVGKALLRKQVLAADEAGLWTLQTSIFTENRASIALHHAAGYRTVGIRERIGRLNGVWHDTVLIERRSPVR encoded by the coding sequence ATGCCGATCGCGCTGCCCCAGGCCCAGGTCCTGCCCGCCGCCGAGGCCGCAACCTACGCGGACTGGTTCGCCTGCCTCGCCGAGCCCGTCCGCGTCCGGCTGCTGCACGCCGTCGCCACCACCCCGCAGGGCGTCACGGTCGGCGCGCTCACCCAGATCCTGGGCACCAGCCAGTCCACGACCTCCCACCACGTGCGCAAGCTCGCCGACGTCGGCTTCGTCCGGCTCCGCAAGGAGGGCACGGCCACGATCGTCACGGTCAACGAGGCCTGCTGCGCCGGGCTGCCGCACGCCGCCGACGCCGTGATGGGACTGCTCGCCCCGCGACCCTGCTGCCCGGAGGACGTGCCCGCCGACATCACCGTCCGCGCCCTCGACCCCGGCGACTGGGCCGCGGTGCGCCGCATCTACGCCGAAGGCATCGCCACCGGGATGGCCACCTTCGAGACCGCCGTGCCCAGCCGCGCCAGCCTCGACGCGAAGTGGCTGCCCGGTCACCGCTGGGTCGCCGAGCGCGAGGGCGAGGTCGTCGGCTGGGCGGCCGCCAGCCCCGTCTCGGCCCGCGAGTGCTACTCCGGGGTCGCCGAAACCTCGGTCTACGTCGGCGACGGCCAGCGCGGCAGGGGCGTCGGCAAAGCCTTGCTGCGCAAGCAGGTTCTCGCCGCCGACGAAGCCGGGCTGTGGACCCTGCAGACCTCGATCTTCACCGAGAACCGCGCCAGCATCGCCCTGCACCACGCCGCCGGTTACCGCACTGTGGGCATCCGCGAACGCATCGGCCGGCTCAACGGGGTCTGGCACGACACGGTGCTGATCGAACGCCGTTCACCGGTCCGGTGA